The Culex quinquefasciatus strain JHB chromosome 2, VPISU_Cqui_1.0_pri_paternal, whole genome shotgun sequence genome contains the following window.
gatcggccaatgttcaacaaatcatataaaatcgataattgaacataatgacttgctcttaccttcatgtgaaagcttttcttgcgatctttcgattgatgtatagaccggttatacatttttacgttttatatcaagttttcaaagaaaaacattgacccttgaaatccacaaattcggaacacttttttcttacaatgtaaacaaacttttttttctctccaggagtacatatttttttacaaaataatgactttgcacTCTGTAACCAATataactcatgcttagtaatgttttatgaatggtctgatttttttttgtgaaaatatcagttaaattcaggtgttccacaattgtgggagacacaataacatcccacagtcatgcccaagtaaccacaagcactaaatcAAAACTCTAAATTCACTCTAAATAAACATTCCCGATGCTATGACACTTTAAATAGCCTTTCcaaatgtttcgaaacatttgTAGCTTGAAACATTATTACCTACCGTATAATGACATATAGAACAGCCAATTAAAGTTTCGAAGCATTTAGCACaacaatgttttgaagcattaatGGTAAGCTTTATATATCACTGTAAAGTAAGCTTTTAATGTTATAtcacattttgacatttcttaaaatttttcaaaacactaaCTTAACACTAGTGAGGGCAATAAAAGTTTGGCAGTTTCGtggtatttttatgtttgctgCAGGTAGAATCGTTCGGCGCACGGTTCGGCGTCCATAAAATTGTGAGTCAATTATACTTAGTTTAACTGGGCTCAGTATTAAATTATTCTCTTTGCATTGACAGTTCCTTCTCGTCGCAAGGTACAAATTTCTAGCTGCGATGGCTTCCTGCCAGAACTAATCTATGAAGGAGGATGCCAGCTTTCGTCCACGTCACGGATCTTTTGGGCAAGTAAAGTATCTCGCGCGTCACCGGTGACATGAAGGCCAAGACCGATCGTGACGAGGCCTCACCCTACGCCGCTTTGTTGGCCACTCAGGACGTCGTCGAAAAGCGCAAGTTGCTGCGTGCCACCGGCGGAAATCGCACCAATACACCGGGACCGGGTGCCCAGTTGGTGCTCCGTGCCCTGGCCTGTTCGTCGAAGAATATTGTGaaatttgtgaatattttgtAGTGTAATCACAAATTAATGCTCTGTTTTAATTTGGGAGGTGTTTTCATTTTTCCTGGATAACACGAAGTTGTTCCTCAAGTAAGACTTAGTCGACAAAAAACATCCGAATGAACATATTTCAGGACGGACGAGACGATTGACGCAGGGCATCTAGGTGGAACATCTCAGTACACGCAGTTTAGAATCTCGAAAGCAAtgcaacacagcaaaaaaacaaacaaactttcaaaatcGTCATCCCAGCGTGAAAGCACTCTCCTAAGAGAGGGAAAGAGCTGCGCAaagctttttgatttttctatttcTGTTCTGTCGGTAAGGTAGTATTTTGAGGTTTTACCGCTGCATAACTTTATATCAACTCTAGACGTCGCCACTCAATTTTACCTCCATGCGTATAAAGTGAATATAATGTTTCATGACTCTATAGACAAACtttatatgttgatatagaggggATTTAAAGTTACCTTATACAGTCCCGCGGTTACTTGggtggaacaggcaatttggaggcagtgttttggtgctctggataaaatagtcttgaaatgcagtttttagcataagcataagcataggtgcccacccgcagttgctactccgttattgaccaggacctccagaagttacatccacgagccgtggaagatgagtgggtgctatctttcctcgcttcgcaacttctcaaaggcccctatcatgctgatcaataccggcgccggccacgaccagtggtagggtcacggggaagtggatgggaatgttagtccgatacttgagtgatagagaccgcccaatcgactgcttctccgacaaagtatcacatgagttttgagggggttagtagatgggtatgaggtcaggattcacgagtggcagtgatgtgaccatgtgcattttgtttatcggttgaaattttttaaatcttaggcagccggctgcggaaagatagataattgattatttaaaatagtttatttttatcgtacgcgtgccagccgagcagtagtgctatgggctggacttatcagtatatttttactgtttttacaatttagataacgcgagcaaatttcaaaaatagtaaataaatgacgctttactcttcataaaatcgatagtttgatgagttaatactaaaactgaaagttggaataaatttttacgatcatttacgacgaaaattatcgcgaaaaaaccggactgtgcgtcccaagaagcactgcacttatgaaggcattattcgattattatgaccaatcaccccatgcacacaaaagagacgaaaattatcgcgagaaaacaggactgcgcgtccccagaaacactgCACTTAtcaatagtcttgaaatgcagtttttgtttaaaaagtattacttttactagtgaaatagcaagagaatgtccaaataaaggccctTAAAATAGCAGGGTtggcagaaaagttgcattttgcattctattgacaaattaccacaaaagtattccgaatttgtgggtgttccgaatatgtgggatgactgtacagttttttttttttttgataatatcaacaaatataacaaaataccGTCTTttccaaaatgctcaaattcagaaaaaatggggtttaaaaaagtgaaaagcataccaaatttcgctccgtttgatacccatgtcttatatcatgaaaatttgagtactttcgaaaaaatatggtattttgtgaaaatgttagttttcaaaaaaaaaaaaacccctaatgaagtgaaaagcataaaaaaaaatcgcttcgtttgatacccatgtcttatatcatgaaaatttgagtactttcgaaaaaatatggtattttgtgaaaatgttagttttcaaaaaaaaaaaaacccctaatgaagtgaaaagcataaaaaaaaatcgcttcgtttgatacacattttgtaaatttggaaaattttagtatttttgaaaaaaaatgtattttgtgaaaattttagttttcgacaaaaaaaaactctaataaagtgaaaacgcatacaaaatttagcttcgtttgatacccatattgcaaattttgaaaattttagtacttacgataaaatacggtattttgttgaattaagtagatagaatgattttaaaaatgagttatcgtccattaaTAATATCATCGCCGATATAATTATTGAAATGGAGATAACGCTAGAATTGTCGTTATCGTTTtcgagcctcgataattttatcgttaatatCCTGATCTGAATTCCACTAGGGTAGGTGGAAATATTATAAATCTGATTGAAAAATCTTGCAAAAAATTGTCATAGTTaactaaataattgattattttccTTTAATAAAATTTCCCAGAATTTCCCAACATCACTGACGAAGTACACTCACCCTGTGCATATTTCACAGTGGATAAACAAAATGAAAGCACggaaaagaaaaagcaaaaaaactctGAATACATCCCCAACCTCGGCAATGGCACCCGGAAGGGGGATGAAAAAACAACCTCCCCCCTGGAATCTGCCAGTGCGAATGAAAGCTGTTTTCCATCAGAGGGACCAAGAGCGGCACGAACGGTGGCATgtgatgatgaaatattgtttttgataaattaaatttcaaagttttttttttgtgtgcgctCGTGAACGCTTCTTCTGGGGATTCGGCTCGGCTTCACATCCCACTTGATGCttccaggtttttttttgcgttcgtGGATCCCCCGGTCCAGGAAATAATTaatatttacaactttttattttgattcCCGAAAAATTTTCGGCAATTGTTTTTTCATTGGAGGGTGTCAGCTGGAAATTTAAATTCGTTTCGCGCGCTCGACAGGAAATGAACATTTTCGAGATGAAAAGCAAACATTAAGCCTTGCAAGATTGGGATCAAACGCTGCGATTCGCAGGTTGGCTGATTTTATTGAATGTACTTGGAAATCacatttaaatgtaaattttgccTTCTGCATTCAGATTTGTAGGCAGACacgatttcaatactttccATTTGtgagtgtttaaatttttgcagaaaaaaagtcGCACATTTCAAAAACATGTGTCGCTTGAATGGTTTTTTTGTGTTCGATTGACACTCTACAGAAGCTTCTGGCAGCAATCAGAAGCAAAAAAGTAGTCAAGCCAAATAGCGGAGCAAAATACCGGATGGAGATTCATGTTTTTTgccttttcaagattttttcccCCCTTCTCAgcttatgtttttatttatggCACTCGATCTAATTTTTCATTCATGAATTAAAGCGTacatggttcaaatttgcaCTCGACTCCCAAGTGGCCTCTTCCTGGACTTTTCTTGGCACACCACCACCAGATGCCGGGGAAGTTTCCATTAGTCTGCCAACCTGGGGATGGCCACGGCATGTGGCGAAAGCAATGGAAAAACCTCACAGGCTCATTAATTATGTATAACTATGGGGCGGGAATTTGAAACTGGCCCCTGGttgccagaaaaaaaaaagaaaacgaaaGAGATAAAGTGGTCCAGAGGGGGTAGCGAGTTGGCTCCAAAAACTGGGATTTGGTGTCCCGGAATGGTATGCGAGTACGTGGAACCGGGCCGGGCTAATATGTCTGGTGGCCGCTGTCGGGGATTTCCGACATTGTCCCGGTAATTAAATTATCCTTGATTCGCGCCGGGTTTCACCCGGATCATGAACTGCGGATTATGGCGGGATTTGGCAGCGATGTGGAATAGTTTACTTAGTGATTACCTATTTATTACTTTACATCATTTGGTGAACAAACCACCGTACTCCCTCCAAACAAATATCTAGACGCAAATCAGCTATGGGAACAACATCTAATTCCATCGTGcgcctaatgttggcatatcaacaCATTGGCGTTGAATTAACGGtcttaaaaagatttttcaactgaaatcgagtgacaaatagctcaataggaagtgagcaagcaagtttctctCAATAGTTTTGCCTGCCAAATATGTCAGAACTTCCCctagttgaaaattgtttttttttagtacgAACGAGGTTCAACAAAAAAGATAGATGAATAAGAATGAAAACGATGACAACGATCTTTTAGtacttcgatgcctctgtgctctcttacgctaactagataggaaaatcagcaagcttagtacaagagagcacagaggcatcgacttATCGAGACAACAGAATTAGTTAACAAAACTTGCAATGCTGCATGATAGCTggcaagttttgaaaaaaaaaaaaattaagttagcCTAAGAATAAGCAAAATAGTTTAATCCTTTAAGGcctgaatttaaataaaaatggttgatgATGAGAAAATGATTCTTTTGACCACATagaaaattataggctaattatggattttttgatttttggatgaAAAGTGTGAAAATGCTTGTCCGCCTTTTCTTGTATCGTCCAGAaatataatgttttgatttaatGAGTTCAATTtccccattaaaaaaaaaatatttttcaaagttttgagtTAACGATAACAAAATATGTTcgaagcaaaaaatgttttcagaacacaaaaatattcattgaacttgcttgataatttaaaatatttttgtgtttttcgaaCAAACATTTGGCTTTAATTTGGCAActcgtttaaaatatttaaaattcagtTGAAATGACCACGATCGCAGTTCTAGAGTATTTTGTTGTATAGATcatacctaatttttttttgctttttatgcGTATTAAATATTAGGATtattataaaaactaaaaagaaagcaaaaatagataaataatttgattgtttaacattttgaaaagataaactcagatttttttttgctaaattatgATTTGTAGAGGGTTCAATACcttcaaaatcatattttgaaccACAATCTCTTATTTGTTAACATTTCAGTTATGGGAGAGAAAAAAAGGTCGAGAAAGGTTCAATCTCATTTGTTTATATACttttcaaggggggggggggggcatttTTACTAACTTTAATGTAATATAAAAGAGAAATGAACCGCatcaattctccatacaaacgtTAGAGAAAAAATCATTCGCATAATttcgcgtggcgcgtcgaaaaatccagtttttattttcaaaaaatcgtatctcagagtatcgaaaacataacttcaccattttttgatatgttacgtaaaaatgtccggggaatccgataaaaatatgttcatacataggctctttggtcacgagaccttcaaaacagcattttaagttttcatacaaccttttcaaatgttaagctagatttttgaaacttcttactatttttcccaaattgccaaactaatcatctttcttttgcgtctaggacagctaaaatcggataaaatggcacggatatatgattttttgaaaaaagtggtttttgcgaaaatcgacgaaaattgccatttttcgaaccaccctaacacggcgtaggtcaccctaatggccaaacaaaaaaatacgggtctaattatttcggccaaggatcccccagaaaaattttgagctcgatcggagaacttttttttcgaatcatgctgttttcgttaAGAATTActgtataaaaaaacaaatttagtaatgtttgaactaaaattaaaaaagaatattgtttatatttctaaaaatgaaattttttaaacataaaatatcgaaatttagttttttttacgtcTGAGAaagcctttttgccttcctcacctcactgaggcaaggctataaaatcactcgaaaaatgaacttcttaaatacaactcctagatataccttcacgtatacctatcgactcagaatcaaattctgaacaaatgtctgtggggatgtgtgtagacatgatttttttccacacgattatctcagaactggctgaaccgattttagccggatccgccttattctgttcgttttggggtcccctaagaccctattaaattttattctgtttaatgaagtacttttaaagttatgccaagaaaaagtttttttgtagctacaaaaaagggtgatttttgcataacctcaaaggccggatctttttgcttacgcgcgagagtcgcgcagcatgcgtaGGAATTTTGGTTTGACCatgcgggggattggcagccacacccccttgcatgcgtatcgcccggttgccacattgcttaagcagtgtctgcgtctcttctagaaaaaatctgtattaattatgttgctgcatcattttgtctcgacaaagatttacacgaacttttttctgaaatatataactcatgggacttttctcctttattttggagagttggtgaaaaaaagaattgaaaattgctgttcaagtaaaaccaataattataaaaaataaatgaaaaaaataaaaaaataaaactcttaaattaatttgtaaatacaacctaaaatacaacatgaatgcgaggaaggcaccaaccaccttaaggtggattaagtaacgtttttaataaAAGAACACTTGTGTGCCAATCAATGCAAAAAACAACggttatttcatgaaaaaataaatactatGCTTTTGCTAATTTtaacttcacagatttttttttttttcatttccgtCAATTTATTATACTTGTGATTCATTACATTAGCAGTTAAAAAGAAAGATAAATTACACCCGTCAGCTTATTTCGTCCACGAAACCTTGGGAATATCAAAGTGTTCCGTGAGGCCGTCCAAATGCTGATTAAACTGCTCCACCCGTTGCTTGTGGGTCATCGATGCCTTTTCCATGATTCGTTTCTTTTGCATCTTCTCCTGCATCTTTTTGAACGACTCCTCCGCCTTCGTCAGAACCCGCCCGGTTGGCTtca
Protein-coding sequences here:
- the LOC119767347 gene encoding protein FAM32A-like; translation: MSDEYQHAARGKLKLKSDSEIKKKKKKKSKDKDKEKLREKVEKSLEQSGSGNGQQQQVKPTGRVLTKAEESFKKMQEKMQKKRIMEKASMTHKQRVEQFNQHLDGLTEHFDIPKVSWTK